In a single window of the Musa acuminata AAA Group cultivar baxijiao unplaced genomic scaffold, Cavendish_Baxijiao_AAA HiC_scaffold_598, whole genome shotgun sequence genome:
- the LOC135662223 gene encoding receptor like protein 29-like: MSHAKFLPSHLLLLTLLPLLFSSLACVSAFSNTKGNEPRANDPVLASITMDPVERDTLFCVMKNMSSDRDWRSSNPDPCKPDSSWPGIECKPGLDNLLHVTRLDFGVAPNPTCKESATFPSEIFELPYLASIFFLDCFKGVETSLSLPPPTRKASPPAYASLQQLSLISNPSFVGAIPSHIFSITSLRVLTLSQNRLHGTIPDSISELNSLVHLDLSYNFLTGSIPSQIGRLKDLVGLDLSYNSLAGSIPPSIGQLRLLQKLDLSSNSIAGIVPDSLQNLRFLDFLAISNNNLSGEFPKGIAKLQNLQYFIMDDNPMFVKLPWQLGRLAKLQELRLSNSGYSGVIPGSFAWLRNLTTLSLENNRLTGGIPAGLSDLEKLYHLNLSSNLLSGVVPFDAGFFK; encoded by the coding sequence ATGTCTCACGCCAAATTTTTGCCCTCTCACCTCCTGCTTCTGACCCTGCTCCCCCTTCTCTTCTCGTCTTTGGCATGCGTCTCTGCGTTCAGCAACACGAAAGGGAACGAACCGAGGGCCAATGACCCGGTGCTGGCGTCCATCACCATGGACCCCGTTGAGAGGGACACCCTGTTCTGTGTGATGAAGAACATGTCCTCTGACAGGGACTGGAGGTCCTCCAACCCTGATCCCTGCAAGCCGGACTCCTCATGGCCTGGGATTGAATGCAAGCCAGGCTTGGACAACCTGCTCCATGTCACAAGGCTGGACTTCGGCGTTGCGCCCAACCCGACCTGCAAGGAGAGCGCCACCTTCCCGTCCGAGATCTTTGAACTCCCTTACCTCGCGTCCATCTTCTTCTTGGACTGCTTCAAGGGTGTGGAGACCAGCCTCTCCCTTCCGCCGCCCACTCGTAAAGCATCACCACCAGCATATGCTTCACTCCAGCAGCTCAGTCTGATATCAAACCCATCCTTCGTAGGTGCTATTCCATCCCACATTTTCTCCATCACCTCCCTTCGGGTCCTCACTCTCTCGCAAAACCGACTGCATGGTACAATCCCTGACAGCATCTCTGAGCTAAACTCCCTCGTCCATCTCGACCTCAGCTACAACTTCCTTACAGGCAGCATCCCGAGCCAGATAGGTAGGCTTAAGGACCTGGTAGGCCTTGACCTAAGCTATAATTCCCTCGCTGGATCCATCCCACCATCCATTGGCCAGCTGCGCCTGCTTCAAAAGCTTGACCTGAGCTCAAATTCAATCGCTGGAATCGTACCTGATAGCCTCCAGAACCTCCGCTTCCTTGATTTCTTAGCCATCAGCAACAACAACCTCAGTGGGGAGTTCCCAAAAGGCATAGCCAAGCTCCAGAACCTCCAGTACTTCATAATGGACGACAACCCAATGTTCGTAAAGTTGCCGTGGCAGCTGGGGAGGTTGGCCAAGCTTCAAGAGCTTCGCCTATCTAATTCGGGTTACTCCGGCGTGATACCAGGGAGCTTTGCTTGGCTACGAAATCTCACCACTCTGTCCCTCGAGAACAACAGGCTCACAGGTGGGATTCCAGCGGGGTTGAGTGACCTTGAGAAGCTGTATCACCTTAATTTGAGCAGTAATTTATTGAGTGGTGTCGTTCCCTTTGACGCTGGCTTCTTTAAGAG